The DNA sequence CATATTTTTTATACAATAACAAACCCTCCATTAGGACTTATAATTTGGCCAGTTATAAAGTTTGACTTTTCACTACCTAAAAATAAAGCACAATTAGCAATATCTTCTGGAGTCCCTAATCTCATAAGTGGAGTTTCTTCTATTAACATGTCAACCGTTTCTTCTTCTAAATTATCTAGCATATCTGTTTTAATTACTCCTGGGGCTATACAATTTACTTGAATATTTGAAGGACCTAATTCTTTAGCTAATGCTTTAGTCATCCCTATTATAGCAGCTTTGCTAGTTGAGTAATGTACCTCATATGAACCCCCAACCATTCCCCATATAGATGATATATTTATTATTTTCCCACTCATCTGTGGAATCATATACTGAAGTGCTTTTTTTGTTGTATAAAATACACTGTTTAAGTTAGTATTTATTACCTCATCCCATTCTTCATAACTTATATCTTTAAATAAATTAGTTCTACTTATCCCTGCATTATTAATCAAAATATCAATTCTTTCAAATTGACCTATACAATAATTAATCATAAGATTTACTTCTTCTTTTTTAGATACATCAGCTTTATATGTATCTACTGATAATCCTCTACTTTTTAACTCATTGTATAAATCTAATGCTTCCTTTTCTGAGTTATTATAATTAATTAAAACATTGTATCCATTTTCTGCAAATAAAGTTGCAATAGCCTTTCCTATACCTCTTGATGCACCTGTAACTAATGCTGTTTTTTTATTCATTTATCTCTCCCTTTCTTAATCAATATAAGCATTATAACATAATAAATAGGAATATCATTAGATATTCCTATTTATTATGTTATAGCAACATTAGTTAAACTACAATCTTATTTTTACCATTATTTTTAGCTTTGTATAAATTCATGTCAGCCTTTGATAGCGTGTCCAAGCCATCATTTAGTCTGTATGCTATTCCTATACTTATTGTTACTTTTATATCTTTACTCCAACTTAAATGCTCAACAGCTGATCTTATTAGTTCTGCAGTTAGTACAGACTCTTCTTTAAAACTATACTTATGAAGTATAACAAACTCTTCTCCACCATATCTACACAAAACACATCGTTCATTTAGTAAATTTAATATTACTGATGTTATAGTTTTTAAAACTTCATCGCCAAATTGATGTCCAAAAGTATCATTTAAATATTTAAAATTATCTATATCTATCATTAAAATAGAAAATTTAAATTTATTATTAATCAATTCTTTATATTTTTCATCAAAATATCCTCTATTATAAACACCTGTTAGGTTATCATGTAGAGTTATATATTTCATTTTCTTTAGTCTTTTTTTATTAATTTTATACATATATCCAATAATTATTGTCCCACATAAGATAATTAACATTAAAAACCTTATAGATTCTCTATCTTTTCTTACTATATATTTTTCTTTTGCTTGTTCTAATACATAATTTGAATAATCCCTATATCTTATATTTTCATTGTTTTTTATAGCACTAATTAATTTATCTATATATATATCCTCTAATTCATACTGTTTAATTTTATCATATAATTTAACTAATTTTTCCAGTACATATTCTTCATTTAAAGAATTATTGTTTTTATAATCTGAAAATGAAAGTATTTTATTATAAATATCTATAGATTTATAGTAATTTCCTATGCTACTATAATATTGACCTTTAGTTAAATATAAAAGTTCTTTTGTATATTTAAATATTTTTTCATCATTAAATTTCAAAAACTTTTCTGCTAACTCAATATATTCTTTAGCTAACTCATATTTGCCTTCATTTAAATATAAATTAGCTTGAATAGTATTTGCTAAAACATCGATATCAGGATAATCTTTTATATCTACATGTTTTCTATCTTTATTTATCATAGATAAATATCTTTCACATTCTCTATATTTTCCCATCCTCAAATAAATCTCTGATATATTTACATATGCATACAACCTTATTATTTCAGCTTGTTTTGGATTTTTAATATTAATTTTTAATGATTCTTTTATGGTTTCAACTCCCGTATCATAACCTTGTATTTGAGAAAATAAGACCCCTAAGTTAATTAATTGTTTTGCTTCAATTATATTATATTCCATATCTTTTGACATTATAAGAGTATCTAATATATATTCAGATGCCTTAGCATAATTAGAATCTATTAAATATAAATTCCCTAAATTTTCATATATTTTAAATCTATGTTCTTTTGATAAAAATTTATATTTTTCCATTTCTAAAAACATTTTTTCATTACATCTTTCTCCGTATGGTATATCTTTTATTTCTTTTGACATTTTAGCTATATCTTTGAATAAAATATTATATTCATATTTAGGTATTTTAGAAAATGTTAAATTACATATTCGTCTTGCATTTACATAGTTTCCTTCATTTATATTATATTTAATTTTCTTTGTAGCTTCTTTTATATTTTTTTTATTATTATTAATATTTATAGATATCATAAATATTAATGTAATTATAATTCCTAAAAATATATTTAAAATTAATTTATATTTTTTGATAAATTTCACCCCCTATATTATTATAATACTATTCTTTGCTTTATACTATTTTTT is a window from the Paraclostridium sordellii genome containing:
- the ymfI gene encoding elongation factor P 5-aminopentanone reductase, with translation MNKKTALVTGASRGIGKAIATLFAENGYNVLINYNNSEKEALDLYNELKSRGLSVDTYKADVSKKEEVNLMINYCIGQFERIDILINNAGISRTNLFKDISYEEWDEVINTNLNSVFYTTKKALQYMIPQMSGKIINISSIWGMVGGSYEVHYSTSKAAIIGMTKALAKELGPSNIQVNCIAPGVIKTDMLDNLEEETVDMLIEETPLMRLGTPEDIANCALFLGSEKSNFITGQIISPNGGFVIV
- a CDS encoding tetratricopeptide repeat-containing diguanylate cyclase, which translates into the protein MKFIKKYKLILNIFLGIIITLIFMISININNNKKNIKEATKKIKYNINEGNYVNARRICNLTFSKIPKYEYNILFKDIAKMSKEIKDIPYGERCNEKMFLEMEKYKFLSKEHRFKIYENLGNLYLIDSNYAKASEYILDTLIMSKDMEYNIIEAKQLINLGVLFSQIQGYDTGVETIKESLKINIKNPKQAEIIRLYAYVNISEIYLRMGKYRECERYLSMINKDRKHVDIKDYPDIDVLANTIQANLYLNEGKYELAKEYIELAEKFLKFNDEKIFKYTKELLYLTKGQYYSSIGNYYKSIDIYNKILSFSDYKNNNSLNEEYVLEKLVKLYDKIKQYELEDIYIDKLISAIKNNENIRYRDYSNYVLEQAKEKYIVRKDRESIRFLMLIILCGTIIIGYMYKINKKRLKKMKYITLHDNLTGVYNRGYFDEKYKELINNKFKFSILMIDIDNFKYLNDTFGHQFGDEVLKTITSVILNLLNERCVLCRYGGEEFVILHKYSFKEESVLTAELIRSAVEHLSWSKDIKVTISIGIAYRLNDGLDTLSKADMNLYKAKNNGKNKIVV